In Spinacia oleracea cultivar Varoflay chromosome 5, BTI_SOV_V1, whole genome shotgun sequence, a single window of DNA contains:
- the LOC110789872 gene encoding 40S ribosomal protein S19-1, producing MEGGKTVKDVSPHDFVKAYAAHLKRSGKMELPHWTDIVKTGKLKELAPYDADWYYIRAASMARKVYLRGGLGVGGFRRIYGGSKRNGSRPPHFCKSSGAVARHILQQLEQVKIVEIDPKGGRKITSSGQRDLDQVAGRIGVEV from the exons atggaGGGTGGGAAAACAGTAAAAGATGTATCTCCTCACGATTTCGTCAAAGCTTATGCTGCTCATCTCAAGCGCTCCGGCAAG ATGGAGTTGCCTCACTGGACTGACATTGTGAAGACTGGTAAGCTCAAGGAACTCGCTCCATATGACGCTGACTGGTATTACATTAGGGCTG CCTCAATGGCAAGGAAAGTCTACTTGAGGGGTGGACTTGGAGTTGGTGGATTTAGGAGGATTTATGGAGGAAGCAAGAGAAACGGTAGTCGCCCTCCCCATTTTTGCAAGAGCAGTGGTGCTGTTGCCCGTCACATTCTGCAGCAATTAGAGCAAGTTAAAATTGTTGAAATTGATCCTAAAGG AGGAAGGAAAATCACATCAAGCGGCCAACGTGATCTCGATCAAGTAGCTGGCAGAATTGGTGTTGAGGTGTAA